In Sulfitobacter sp. LCG007, the sequence CGCACCCGCGCCAAGCACGACCTCGCGGGCCACATCCGGATCGGCGGTGATGACGGAGGCCACAAGCGACCCCTGACCCCGGTTGGCAAGCGCGATGGCATGCCCGAGGTCGCGGTATCCCATGACGGTCGAAACCGGCCCGAAGGCTTCGGTGTCGTGGATGCGCGCGGCGCCGTCCGGGTCGGCGCAGTGAAAGAGCATCGGCGGCAGGAAAGCACCCTTGTCGCGATCCGCGCCCTCGACCGCGAAGTCGCCGGGATCGCCCAGCACGCGTTCGGCCTCGCGCCCGATGATCTCGGCCTTTTCCAGCACGTCGCGTTTCTGCGCGTTCGAGACCAGCGCGCCCATCCGCGTGGCCTCGGACCTCGGATCGCCGATCACCGTCTTCGAGAGCCCCGCCGACAAGGCCGCGATCACGGCGTCCACATGTGCGCGAGGGGCAAGAATACGGCGGATGGCGGTGCATTTCTGACCCGCCTTGGCGGTCATCTCGCGCTGCACTTCCTTGATGAAGAGATCGAACTCCGGCGAACCCGCGGTCGCATCCGGTCCGAGGATGGAGGCGTTCAGGCTGTCCTGCTCGGCGGTGAAGCGTATCGCGTTCTCAAGGATATGCGGCGACGAGCGCAGCTTGAGTGCGGTGTCGGCGGAACCCGTGAAGCTGACCACGTCCTGCGGGGTCAGCCGGTCCAGCATATCGCCGAGCCCGCCGCTCACCAGTTGCAGCGCGCCTTCGGGCAGGATCGCGCTTTCAAGCATGATCCGCACGGCAAGTTCAGTGACATAGCAGGTCGCCGTTGCCGGTTTCACGATGGCCGGCATCCCCGCGAGAAGCGTCGGCGCAAGCTTTTCGAGCATCCCCCAGACGGGGAAGTTGAAGGCGTTGATATGCACGGCCACGCCGGGCAGGGAGGTGCAGACATGCTGGCCGAGAAAGCTGCCCGAGCGGGAAAGCTGCTCGATGTCTCCATCGAGGTAGACCTGCCCGTCCGGCATCTCGCGCCGGCCCTTCGAGGCGAAGACGAACATCGTGCCGATGCCGCCGTCGATGTCGATCAGGTGGTCGCGCTGCGTCGCGCCGGTGGTGAAGGAGATGTCGTAAAGCGCCTGCTTCTTCTCGTTCAGCACCATTGCCAGCGCCTTGAGCATCCGGGCGCGGTCATGGAATGTCATCGCCCGCAGGGCAGGGCCGCCCTTGTCGCGGGCGTAGTCGAGCATCCCGGAGATATCGAGCGCTTGCGTCCCGGCTCGGCCCAGCAGCGAACCGTCTATTGCATTCTCGATGTTGCGGGCGGATCCATCGGGGCTGATCCAGTTCCCGACAGCAAAGCTCTTGACGTCCAGCAGGCTCATGGCGCGATCCTCTCCCTTGGCGATCGACGTCCACGCCCTCCGGGCGCGCGGAGATCTCCTCACCAAATTATTGACCGAACGGTCGGTTTATGCAAGTTTCGATTCATCTTCGGGGGAGGAATGCAATGAGCGAAACGGTTCTGGTCGCGGACAACGGCGCGTGGGTCGAGATTACCCTGAACCGGCCTGACAGGCTCAACAGTTTCACCGAGGAAATGCATCTCGCCTTGCGGGCCGCGCTTGAAGCCGCCCGGGATGACGGCAAACGCGCCGTGCTGTTGACCGGCGCGGGAAGGGGCTTTTGCGCCGGACAGGATCTTGGCGACCGCGATCCCTCGAAGATGGACGGCCCGCCGGACCTCGGGGAAACGGTGCGGACCTTCTATGCGCCGCTCGTGAACCTGATCCGGGCGCTGGAATTCCCGGTTATCTGCGCGGTCAATGGCGTGGCTGCGGGGGCGGGCGCG encodes:
- the paaZ gene encoding phenylacetic acid degradation bifunctional protein PaaZ: MSLLDVKSFAVGNWISPDGSARNIENAIDGSLLGRAGTQALDISGMLDYARDKGGPALRAMTFHDRARMLKALAMVLNEKKQALYDISFTTGATQRDHLIDIDGGIGTMFVFASKGRREMPDGQVYLDGDIEQLSRSGSFLGQHVCTSLPGVAVHINAFNFPVWGMLEKLAPTLLAGMPAIVKPATATCYVTELAVRIMLESAILPEGALQLVSGGLGDMLDRLTPQDVVSFTGSADTALKLRSSPHILENAIRFTAEQDSLNASILGPDATAGSPEFDLFIKEVQREMTAKAGQKCTAIRRILAPRAHVDAVIAALSAGLSKTVIGDPRSEATRMGALVSNAQKRDVLEKAEIIGREAERVLGDPGDFAVEGADRDKGAFLPPMLFHCADPDGAARIHDTEAFGPVSTVMGYRDLGHAIALANRGQGSLVASVITADPDVAREVVLGAGAFHGRLYFNNRRSMKESTGHGSPMPHMVHGGPGRAGGGEELGGVRAVMHYMQRTAVQGDPDILTAIGGRWVQGAARKKGATHPFRRGFEALEIGETIETGPREITLADIEHFAEFTGDTFYAHMDDEAARRNPFFPGRVAHGYLLLSFAAGLFVDPDEGPVLANTGLDNLRFMKPVVPGDRISVRLTVKARTPRNEEYGEVRWQVTILNQDGETAAEYELLTMNARSA